From Candidatus Neomarinimicrobiota bacterium, the proteins below share one genomic window:
- the ccsA gene encoding cytochrome c biogenesis protein CcsA, with the protein MSIENILLFLGTFIAIITFFTRNRNKFLDTSLNLVLGLLICSIEIYRIIHFGLVPFYKVFDIILIIVILLITKNILIKINSIKYSNLLHAFIVLLLLVAIFLPSKYKQPSHLPPILNSIFFYIHVPLYIISYFSLFSASIGSLIYLMKRNIPDWLKKSINIDTIMSFYLMNLGLISGAIWADNTWGSFWSWDPKENISLAIVLLLSIYFHTKSEKSKSIIIILSTMLVFFNFLLLNFIVKGLHSY; encoded by the coding sequence AAATCGAAATAAATTTTTAGATACTTCACTAAATCTTGTTTTAGGCCTTCTAATATGCTCAATAGAAATTTATCGAATAATACATTTTGGACTTGTTCCATTTTACAAAGTCTTTGATATTATCTTGATTATAGTAATTCTTCTAATCACGAAAAATATCTTAATCAAAATAAATAGTATAAAATATTCAAACCTGCTTCATGCATTTATAGTTTTACTACTTTTAGTCGCAATATTTCTGCCATCAAAATATAAACAACCTTCTCACTTACCCCCTATTTTAAACAGCATATTTTTCTATATACATGTTCCTCTATATATCATCAGTTATTTTTCCCTTTTCTCTGCCTCCATTGGTAGTCTTATTTACTTGATGAAGAGAAATATTCCAGATTGGCTGAAAAAATCAATTAATATCGACACAATTATGTCATTTTATCTCATGAATCTCGGCTTAATATCGGGTGCAATTTGGGCAGACAATACATGGGGAAGTTTCTGGTCGTGGGATCCTAAAGAAAACATTTCTTTAGCCATAGTTCTTCTTCTTTCAATTTATTTCCACACAAAAAGTGAGAAATCAAAATCTATAATTATTATTTTATCAACAATGTTGGTGTTTTTTAATTTTTTATTATTAAATTTCATTGTTAAAGGACTTCATTCATATTAA